The DNA window TTCGAGCATCTTGGGATCGACCATGATCAGCCGGCACTCGGCCGGCGAGAGCCGGTAGACCAGCGACAGGATCATGGTGTTGATCGCCACCGACTTGCCCGACCCGGTGGTGCCGGCCACCAGCAGGTGCGGCATGCGGGCGAGATCGGCGATCACCGGCTCGCCGCCGATGGTCTTGCCGAGGCACAGGGCGAGCTTCTGCTTGGTGGCCTCGAAGTCCTGGGAGGCGAGCAGCTCGCGCAGGTACACGGTCTCGCGCTTGTGGTTGGGCAGCTCGATGCCGATGGCGTTGCGGCCCTGCACCACCGCCACCCGGGCCGAGACCGCGCTCATCGAGCGCGCGATGTCGTCCGCCAGCGAGATCACCCGCGACGACTTCGTCCCAGGCGCAGGCTCAAGCTCGTACAACGTCACAACAGGACCGGGATTGACCTTGGTGATGGCGCCGCGCACGCCGAAATCCTCGAGCGTCCCCTCGAGCAGGGCGGCGTTCTGCTCCAGGGCCTCGGCCGAGACCGAAGGGACCGACGGGCGCTTGGGCTCGGCGAGCAGGTTGAGCTGCGGCAGCTGGTAGTTCTCCTCGTCGAGCAGGGAGGGCTGCGATTCGCGGGCCATGCGCTTGCCGGGCTTCGGCGCGGCGGGCGCCGGGGCGACGCGGGACGGGGCGGGCTCCGGCCTTGCGGCAGGGTGCAGCGGGGGGAGATGCGGCTCGTCGGCGTCCCATCCGGCCTCGTCCTCGTCATGCATCGGCATGGAGGCCGGGGCAGGGCGCGGACGCGCCGGGGCGCCGTCGAGAACGGGCTCGCGCCGCAGGCCGGGCTGCCGGGACGGGCGCCGCGCCGGTGCGGGAAGGTCCTCGACCTCCTCCACGAGGGCGGAGCGGCGGTTCTCCTTCCAGCGCCGGGCCGAGGCACGCAGGCTCATGACGCCATGGGCGAGGGCTCCCAGGGACACGATGCCCCAGCCGGGCTCGTCCTGGCCGGCCTCTTCGGCCTCGTCCCAATCCTGGATCTTACGCCGCCGGACCGGCGGGCTCTCCTCGAGCTCCTCGGGATCGTCGTGGTGGCGCTCCTCCTGCGGGCCGAGGCCGCAGGCGGCCGTGAGGCTGAAGATCGCGATCCCGGCGAACAGGGCGCCCAGGACGGCGCTGGCCGAGCCGCTCGACAGGCCCGTGATGGCCTTGGCTCCGGCGAGCACCGCATCGCCGACCACGCCGCCGAGCCCCGTGGGCAGCGGCCAGCTCTGCGTCGGCGGCAGGGCGCTGGCGAGAGCCGTCGCGGCGCCCGCGCCGATCACCCAGAGCGCCAGGCGCAGCTGCAGACGGCCGAGATCGCCCGACTTCATGAGCCGCCAGCCCCAGAGCGCCAGGGGAAGCA is part of the Microvirga terrae genome and encodes:
- a CDS encoding FtsK/SpoIIIE family DNA translocase, with amino-acid sequence MRTARRSSSAYDGLFSAFRAFLARRAQELTGLCLITVAGAVAVALATWSVDDPSLNNATDLPVRNLLGWPGAIVADLLMQLLGLGAIAALLPLALWGWRLMKSGDLGRLQLRLALWVIGAGAATALASALPPTQSWPLPTGLGGVVGDAVLAGAKAITGLSSGSASAVLGALFAGIAIFSLTAACGLGPQEERHHDDPEELEESPPVRRRKIQDWDEAEEAGQDEPGWGIVSLGALAHGVMSLRASARRWKENRRSALVEEVEDLPAPARRPSRQPGLRREPVLDGAPARPRPAPASMPMHDEDEAGWDADEPHLPPLHPAARPEPAPSRVAPAPAAPKPGKRMARESQPSLLDEENYQLPQLNLLAEPKRPSVPSVSAEALEQNAALLEGTLEDFGVRGAITKVNPGPVVTLYELEPAPGTKSSRVISLADDIARSMSAVSARVAVVQGRNAIGIELPNHKRETVYLRELLASQDFEATKQKLALCLGKTIGGEPVIADLARMPHLLVAGTTGSGKSVAINTMILSLVYRLSPAECRLIMVDPKMLELSVYDGIPHLLTPVVTDPKKAVVALKWAVREMEDRYRKMSKLGVRNIDGFNARVVEAKAKAETITRTVQTGFDRETGEAIYEDEVMDLDPLPYIVVIVDEMADLMMVAGKEIEGAIQRLAQMARAAGIHVILATQRPSVDVITGTIKANFPTRISFQVTSKIDSRTILGEMGAEQLLGQGDMLYMAGGGRITRVHGPFCSDEEVEKVVAHLKRQGRPQYLEAVTAEEDEGGAAPDAAVFDQGEFGAPGGDLYDQAVAVVLRDKKASTSYIQRRLQIGYNRAASLMERMENEGIVGPANHAGKREILLETPGMGED